In a genomic window of Streptomyces kaniharaensis:
- a CDS encoding sigma-70 family RNA polymerase sigma factor: MARADRPAVTLPTTDGPPSPESARRAVEAVWRIESARIVGALTRYTGDFELAEDVAQEALAEALVSWARDGAPASPVGWLLATARRRAIDAFRRRSARDERYARLARPLAEGEAAAGAAAPPERADDLPWDPDRVDDDVLALIFVACHPVLSPEARVALTLRVVGGLSSEEIARAFLVPVPTVQARITRAKKTIGAAGVPFELPPAEERRERLGSVLSVLYVIFTEGSTATGGESLLRADLAYEAVRLARTLAALLPREPEVHGLLALFELTAARFPARTGPDGEPVLLEDQDRRLWDRSAIRRGRAALGRATAAGRGLGPYGLQAAVAACHAAAPSVPETDWERIVVLYEALGRVAPSPVVDLNRAVAVAMASGPRQALAIVDDLTATGRLSGSHLLPTVRGELLTRLGRTAEARAELELAARLCRNTRERSVLLRKAAALG; this comes from the coding sequence GTGGCGCGAGCGGACCGGCCAGCTGTGACACTCCCGACCACCGACGGCCCGCCGAGCCCCGAGTCGGCTCGGCGGGCCGTCGAGGCCGTCTGGCGGATCGAGTCCGCCCGGATCGTCGGCGCGCTCACCCGCTACACGGGGGACTTCGAACTCGCCGAGGACGTCGCGCAGGAGGCGCTCGCGGAAGCCCTCGTCTCCTGGGCACGCGACGGCGCGCCGGCCAGCCCGGTCGGCTGGCTGCTCGCCACGGCGCGGCGGCGCGCCATCGACGCCTTCCGCCGCCGCTCTGCCCGCGACGAGCGGTACGCCCGGCTCGCCCGGCCGCTCGCCGAGGGCGAGGCGGCGGCGGGTGCGGCGGCCCCGCCGGAGCGCGCGGACGACCTGCCGTGGGACCCGGACCGGGTCGACGACGATGTCCTCGCGCTGATCTTCGTCGCCTGCCACCCGGTGCTCTCGCCCGAGGCCCGGGTGGCCCTGACGCTGCGGGTGGTCGGCGGCCTGTCCAGCGAGGAGATCGCCCGGGCGTTCCTGGTGCCCGTGCCCACCGTCCAGGCCCGGATCACGCGGGCGAAGAAGACCATCGGCGCGGCGGGCGTGCCGTTCGAGCTCCCGCCGGCCGAGGAGCGCCGCGAGCGGCTCGGCTCCGTCCTGAGCGTCCTGTACGTGATCTTCACCGAGGGCTCGACGGCCACCGGCGGGGAGAGCCTGCTGCGCGCCGACCTCGCCTACGAGGCCGTCCGGCTGGCGCGGACGCTGGCCGCCCTGCTGCCCCGGGAGCCGGAGGTGCACGGCCTGCTCGCGCTGTTCGAGCTGACGGCAGCGCGCTTTCCCGCCCGCACCGGGCCCGACGGCGAGCCGGTGCTCCTGGAGGACCAGGACCGGCGGCTGTGGGACCGTTCGGCGATCCGCCGCGGCCGGGCCGCCCTCGGCCGCGCCACGGCCGCCGGGCGCGGCCTCGGCCCGTACGGTCTCCAGGCCGCCGTCGCCGCCTGCCACGCGGCGGCCCCTTCGGTGCCGGAGACCGACTGGGAGCGCATCGTCGTCCTCTACGAGGCCCTCGGCCGGGTCGCCCCGTCCCCGGTCGTCGACCTCAACCGGGCCGTGGCCGTCGCGATGGCGAGCGGCCCGCGGCAGGCGCTGGCCATCGTCGACGACCTCACCGCGACCGGCCGCCTGTCGGGCTCGCACCTGCTCCCCACCGTCCGCGGTGAACTCCTCACCCGCCTCGGCCGCACCGCCGAGGCCCGCGCCGAACTCGAACTCGCCGCCCGGCTCTGCCGCAACACCCGCGAGCGCTCGGTCCTGCTGCGCAAGGCGGCCGCCCTGGGATGA
- a CDS encoding YciI family protein: protein MMAKYMLIMRGTDESMAKMRETPFEEMLETVGRFNEELIKAGVLVAAEGLDDPGQGVVVDFGGETPVVTDGPYGETKELFGGFYLIDVASKEEAVEWAKRLPALPGSKCEVRRVPGIDEFPQDNEWIVKERAWRERTGQL from the coding sequence ATGATGGCGAAGTACATGCTGATCATGCGCGGCACGGACGAGTCCATGGCGAAGATGAGGGAGACCCCCTTCGAGGAGATGCTCGAAACCGTCGGCCGCTTCAACGAGGAACTGATCAAGGCGGGCGTGCTCGTCGCCGCCGAGGGCCTGGACGACCCGGGCCAGGGCGTCGTGGTCGACTTCGGCGGCGAGACGCCGGTGGTCACCGACGGCCCGTACGGGGAGACGAAGGAACTGTTCGGCGGCTTCTACCTGATCGACGTGGCCTCGAAGGAGGAGGCCGTCGAGTGGGCCAAGCGGCTCCCCGCCCTCCCGGGCTCGAAGTGCGAGGTCCGGCGGGTGCCGGGGATCGACGAGTTCCCGCAGGACAACGAGTGGATCGTCAAGGAGCGGGCGTGGCGCGAGCGGACCGGCCAGCTGTGA